One Benincasa hispida cultivar B227 chromosome 5, ASM972705v1, whole genome shotgun sequence genomic window carries:
- the LOC120077396 gene encoding uncharacterized protein LOC120077396, which produces MYRESRNQARQFKIPPHDRFPGQTTSLSSHIGTTNKIVKEKLTPTMLALFKKTIFGRFIDMDIIFNSPLVHYILLREVENHRKDAMTFDLNGTVVTFTKEDFLLGNGIMDIHIGTLETVYKEMEFENDMDVLKMTLVYYTKLAMMGREKARANVDKILLIDVKDLDYLNSMDWENVLWERTLLGLQRGLSDKSKNYEKRSKIDKNYIVKYNLPRFSHAFQCGHTKSLQRLSEKLQPD; this is translated from the exons ATGTATCGGGAATCGAGAAATCAA GCAAGACAATTCAAGATTCCTCCCCATGATCGTTTCCCAGGCCAAACGACTAGCCTATCCTCTCACATTGGGACGACTAACAAGATAGTGAAAGAGAAGCTTACTCCCACTATGCTTGCCCTCTTCAAGAAGACGATATTTGGGCGATTTATAGACATGGACATTATCTTCAATAGTCCATTGGTCCATTACATTCTATTGAGGGAGGTTGAAAACCATAGGAAGGATGCAATGACATTCGATTTGAATGGTACAGTTGTAACATTCACCAAAGAAGACTTCCTATTGGGGAACGGGATTAT GGACATTCATATTGGTACCTTAGAGACAGTGTACAAGGAGATGGAGTTTGAGAATGATATGGATGTTCTAAAGATGACATTGGTCTATTACACGAAATTGGCTATGATGGGAAGGGAGAAGGCAAGGGCCAATGTCGACAAGATCTTATTAATTGATGTGAAGGATTTAGATTACTTAAACTCCATGGATTGGGAAAATGTGTTATGGGAGAGGACGTTACTTGGACTACAAAGAggattgagtgacaagtccaagaactatgaaaaaaggTCCAAGATCGATAAGAACTACATTGTCAAGTACAACCTACCTAGGTTTTCTCATGCTTTTCAG TGTGGGCATACCAAATCACTACAACGGTTGTCGGAAAAGTTACAACCCGACTAA